In Rhizobium lusitanum, a genomic segment contains:
- the pepT gene encoding peptidase T: MTDIVTDRFLRYVVIDTQSDPTSSTQPSTEKQKNLGRVLVEDLLAIGLADAHLDEHGYVYATIPSNIDKPVPTICFCSHMDTAPDFTGTNVKPQIVRNYRGGDIKLPGDPQQIIRVSDNPVLSDQIGNDIITSDGTTLLGADDKAGLAEIVTAAQFLLDNPDIKHGTIKLLFTTDEEIGRGVDKVDLAKLGAEFAYTMDGETAGHVEDETFSADGVEISIQGVAIHPGFAKDKMENAIKIAGAIINRLPKDTAPETTAGRDGFIHPTGVTGSMEKASLGFIIRDFNDEGLKTKEVMLEAIVKDVMTGYPGSSYTFKVRQQYRNMKTILDRHPQIVDYAIEAVRRAGMTPVRGSIRGGTDGSRLSFMGLPCANIFAGGHAFHSPLEWVSQQDMEKAVKTIVELTKIWAERA; this comes from the coding sequence ATGACCGATATCGTCACCGACCGCTTCCTTCGTTATGTCGTTATCGACACCCAATCCGATCCCACCTCATCGACACAGCCTTCCACTGAGAAGCAGAAGAACCTCGGCCGCGTTCTGGTGGAGGATTTGCTGGCGATCGGCCTTGCGGATGCGCATCTCGACGAGCACGGCTATGTCTATGCGACCATTCCATCGAACATCGACAAGCCGGTCCCCACCATCTGCTTCTGCTCGCACATGGATACGGCGCCCGATTTCACGGGCACGAACGTGAAGCCGCAGATCGTACGGAACTATCGCGGCGGCGACATCAAGCTTCCCGGCGACCCGCAACAAATCATCCGTGTCAGCGACAATCCGGTGCTCTCCGACCAGATCGGCAACGACATCATCACCTCCGACGGCACGACGCTGCTCGGTGCCGACGACAAGGCGGGGCTGGCGGAGATCGTCACGGCGGCGCAATTCCTCCTCGACAATCCCGACATCAAGCACGGAACCATCAAGCTCCTGTTCACGACCGACGAGGAGATCGGCCGTGGGGTCGACAAGGTGGATCTGGCAAAGCTGGGCGCCGAGTTCGCCTACACCATGGATGGCGAAACGGCTGGCCATGTCGAAGACGAGACCTTCTCGGCCGATGGCGTCGAGATTTCCATTCAGGGTGTGGCCATCCATCCCGGTTTCGCCAAGGACAAGATGGAAAACGCCATCAAGATCGCCGGCGCCATCATCAACCGCCTGCCCAAGGATACGGCTCCGGAAACCACGGCGGGCCGGGACGGTTTCATTCATCCGACCGGCGTGACCGGCTCGATGGAAAAGGCATCCCTCGGCTTCATCATCCGCGACTTCAACGACGAGGGGCTCAAGACCAAGGAAGTCATGCTCGAGGCAATCGTCAAGGACGTGATGACCGGCTATCCCGGCTCCTCCTACACCTTCAAGGTCAGACAACAATACCGCAACATGAAGACCATCCTCGACCGCCATCCGCAGATCGTCGATTACGCCATCGAGGCCGTCCGGCGCGCCGGCATGACGCCCGTGCGCGGCAGCATTCGCGGCGGCACCGACGGCTCGCGGCTGTCGTTCATGGGCCTGCCCTGCGCCAATATCTTCGCGGGCGGCCACGCCTTCCACTCGCCGCTCGAATGGGTCAGCCAGCAGGACATGGAAAAGGCCGTCAAGACCATCGTCGAACTCACGAAAATCTGGGCGGAGCGCGCCTGA
- a CDS encoding LysR family transcriptional regulator, with product MSINCEILDLRAFQAVVELESFHRAAEALHISQPALTRRIQKLEQSIGAPLLDRTTRHVAPTAFGQEMIPLVRRMLEEFDGSLFAIKDSGSQRRGLITMACVPTAAFYFLPTVIRTFGRDYPHIRLRIRDLTANEGLQAVARGEVEFGINLMGNSDPDLAFEPLIDDPFVLAMRKDHPLAAFDEIQWDQLEGHPLVMVDRSSGNRTLLDAALARANLKLSWFYEVTHLNTSLGLVEAGLGISVLPRLATPQEDHPFLVTRPIVNPVVTRTIGIVRRRSATLSPAADRFIDMLLTTWKRPEQPPTAN from the coding sequence ATGAGCATCAATTGCGAGATTTTGGACCTTCGTGCATTCCAGGCCGTGGTCGAGCTCGAAAGCTTTCATCGCGCCGCGGAAGCCTTGCACATCTCACAGCCGGCCTTGACGCGCCGCATCCAGAAGCTGGAACAATCGATCGGCGCACCACTGCTCGACAGGACCACCCGGCATGTTGCGCCGACGGCCTTCGGCCAGGAAATGATCCCCCTCGTCCGGCGCATGCTGGAGGAGTTCGACGGCTCGCTGTTCGCCATCAAGGACAGCGGGTCGCAGCGGCGCGGGTTGATAACCATGGCCTGCGTGCCGACCGCCGCCTTCTACTTTCTCCCGACCGTCATTCGGACCTTTGGCCGCGACTATCCTCATATACGGCTCAGAATCCGGGATCTGACCGCCAATGAGGGCCTCCAGGCCGTCGCCCGTGGAGAGGTCGAATTCGGCATCAACCTGATGGGCAACTCCGATCCCGATCTGGCATTCGAGCCATTGATCGACGATCCGTTCGTACTGGCCATGCGCAAGGACCATCCGCTCGCCGCCTTTGACGAAATTCAATGGGATCAGCTCGAAGGCCATCCTCTCGTCATGGTCGATCGCTCCAGCGGCAACCGCACATTGCTCGATGCGGCACTTGCCCGCGCAAACCTGAAGCTAAGCTGGTTCTACGAGGTCACACATTTGAATACTTCGCTCGGATTGGTCGAGGCGGGATTGGGAATTTCCGTGCTTCCAAGGCTCGCCACGCCCCAGGAAGATCACCCGTTTCTCGTCACCCGCCCGATCGTCAATCCTGTCGTTACTCGGACGATCGGCATTGTCAGACGCAGGAGTGCCACCCTGTCCCCCGCAGCCGACCGCTTCATCGATATGCTTCTGACAACCTGGAAACGGCCGGAGCAGCCACCTACGGCGAACTGA
- a CDS encoding 4-oxalomesaconate tautomerase, translating to MNDLVRIPCVLMRGGTSRGPFFLSADLPSDAARRDAALLSIMGSGHPLQIDGIGGGNPVTSKVAIIGPPSVAGADVDYLFAQVRTDRQIVDYSPNCGNMLAAVGPFSIEAGLVKAQETETLVRIHNVNTGKVIEAKVPTRNGEVTYLGDASIDGVPGLAAPIALTFLDAAGAKTGKLLPSGNASDVIDGLRVTIIDCAIPMVLMRAGDLGVTGYEDAATLSGNVELIARMSAIRIQAGEIMGMGDVSDKVIPKPVLIAPPQKGGTLAVRYFMPNDCHPALATTGAVGIATAVVTPGTIAADLVGGASLPTTVRIEHPGGRLDVELETRGGATTAGLVRTARRLFEGYAFAKPAEFVEHAA from the coding sequence ATGAACGATTTGGTGCGGATTCCTTGCGTCTTGATGCGCGGCGGAACCTCGCGGGGGCCGTTCTTCCTGAGCGCGGACCTGCCGTCGGACGCCGCCAGACGCGATGCGGCCCTGCTGTCGATCATGGGGTCGGGTCATCCACTGCAAATCGATGGCATAGGGGGCGGAAATCCCGTCACCTCGAAGGTGGCGATCATCGGTCCGCCGAGCGTTGCGGGCGCCGATGTCGACTATCTGTTCGCTCAGGTCCGGACCGACCGGCAGATCGTCGATTATTCGCCGAACTGTGGAAACATGCTGGCGGCCGTCGGGCCCTTCTCGATCGAAGCTGGCTTGGTAAAAGCCCAGGAGACGGAAACGCTCGTACGTATCCATAATGTCAACACCGGCAAGGTGATCGAAGCGAAAGTGCCGACCCGCAACGGCGAGGTGACCTATCTCGGCGATGCCTCGATCGACGGCGTACCGGGGCTTGCCGCGCCGATCGCACTCACCTTTCTCGACGCCGCGGGCGCCAAGACTGGCAAGCTGCTTCCGAGCGGCAATGCTTCGGATGTCATCGACGGCCTCAGAGTGACGATCATCGATTGCGCCATACCCATGGTGCTGATGCGCGCTGGCGATCTCGGTGTAACCGGATATGAAGACGCCGCCACGCTGTCCGGAAATGTCGAGCTCATCGCGCGCATGTCGGCGATCCGCATTCAGGCCGGTGAGATCATGGGCATGGGCGATGTGTCCGACAAGGTCATTCCGAAGCCGGTCTTGATTGCGCCGCCGCAGAAGGGCGGCACGCTTGCGGTTCGTTATTTCATGCCGAACGACTGCCATCCGGCCCTTGCGACGACAGGTGCGGTCGGCATAGCAACTGCGGTTGTCACGCCGGGGACGATTGCCGCCGATCTTGTGGGCGGCGCATCTCTTCCGACGACCGTGCGGATTGAACATCCCGGCGGCCGTCTCGACGTCGAGCTGGAAACGCGCGGCGGCGCGACGACCGCCGGTCTCGTGCGAACCGCGCGTCGCCTTTTCGAGGGCTACGCGTTTGCCAAGCCCGCCGAGTTTGTCGAACACGCAGCTTAG
- a CDS encoding ABC transporter substrate-binding protein yields MRNYLLAAAAVMVLASVAHAEPVRMSVGSYNLNNLPFPVAESLGFYKEEGLEVTTENFAQGGSKVLQALVAGSTDVAVGFYDHTIQMQSQGKHVVGFVQLARNSGLVLVGKNDTDFDPAKPATIKGKSIGITAPGSSSDFFIRYYLQQHGLTENDISIVGVGSGAAAVAALQQGKVDLLVNYDPAATIVVERGIGKILIDARSEEGAKAVYGGIYPTSVLYANQAYIEAHPEVIQKVTNATVKALHWMKNHTAAEIVEQLPDDFVSGDKATYIKAVENAKAIFSRDGLFVAQDTETPLAVLKSFNESVHKATIDLNATYTNKFVEAAAQRAAN; encoded by the coding sequence ATGCGCAATTATCTGCTCGCGGCAGCCGCCGTCATGGTGCTTGCCAGCGTCGCCCATGCCGAACCGGTTCGGATGAGCGTCGGCTCCTATAATCTCAACAACCTGCCGTTCCCCGTCGCCGAAAGCCTCGGCTTCTACAAGGAAGAGGGGCTGGAGGTGACCACGGAGAACTTCGCTCAGGGTGGCTCCAAGGTTCTGCAGGCCCTGGTCGCCGGCTCGACCGACGTTGCCGTCGGCTTTTACGATCACACGATCCAAATGCAGTCGCAGGGCAAGCATGTCGTTGGCTTCGTTCAGCTGGCCCGCAATTCCGGGCTGGTCCTAGTCGGGAAGAACGACACCGATTTCGATCCGGCCAAGCCGGCAACGATCAAGGGAAAGAGCATCGGCATCACGGCGCCAGGCTCATCGTCCGATTTCTTCATTCGTTATTATCTTCAGCAGCACGGTCTGACCGAAAACGACATTTCGATCGTCGGCGTCGGCTCCGGCGCGGCCGCGGTTGCGGCCTTGCAGCAGGGCAAGGTCGACCTTCTTGTCAACTACGATCCGGCCGCAACGATCGTCGTCGAGCGTGGCATTGGCAAGATCCTGATCGACGCTCGCAGCGAAGAGGGCGCCAAGGCCGTCTATGGCGGTATCTATCCGACCTCGGTTCTCTATGCCAACCAGGCCTATATCGAGGCCCATCCGGAAGTGATCCAGAAGGTCACCAACGCCACGGTGAAGGCGCTGCATTGGATGAAAAATCACACAGCAGCCGAAATCGTCGAGCAGCTTCCTGACGATTTCGTCTCCGGCGACAAGGCGACCTACATCAAGGCGGTCGAGAACGCCAAGGCGATCTTTTCCAGGGACGGCCTGTTCGTTGCGCAAGATACCGAGACGCCGCTCGCCGTTCTCAAGAGCTTCAACGAGAGCGTTCACAAGGCAACAATCGATCTCAATGCCACCTACACGAACAAGTTCGTAGAGGCCGCAGCCCAGCGCGCCGCCAACTAA
- a CDS encoding ABC transporter ATP-binding protein, with protein sequence MSATATKIQAVPQSNPTPMVSISGVTMAFGSFVAVENVNLTVGDGEFLSIVGPTGCGKSTILNAIAGLLKPSAGEVSIDGAAVKGVQNNIGYLFQQDALLPWKTAFENVELGLRFRGVSAGERREKVMGWLEKVGLKGFETRFPHQLSGGQRKRVQMAQALITEPKVILMDEPFSALDIHTRHLMQNELLKLWQEDRRAVVMITHDLEEAIALGDRVVVLAAGPKSRVIETFGVDLERPRDVAEIKLDPKFMTLYRDIWASLRGEVEKSYASH encoded by the coding sequence ATGTCAGCGACAGCAACGAAAATTCAAGCTGTACCCCAATCAAACCCGACACCCATGGTTTCCATCAGCGGCGTCACCATGGCGTTCGGATCATTCGTGGCCGTCGAAAACGTCAACCTGACGGTCGGCGACGGAGAATTCCTCTCCATCGTCGGACCGACGGGCTGTGGCAAGTCCACCATCCTCAACGCCATCGCAGGCCTTTTGAAGCCTTCGGCAGGCGAGGTCTCGATCGACGGCGCCGCCGTCAAGGGCGTACAGAACAACATCGGCTATCTCTTTCAACAGGACGCGCTCCTCCCTTGGAAGACGGCTTTTGAGAATGTCGAGCTTGGGCTGCGGTTTCGTGGCGTGTCCGCCGGCGAACGGCGCGAAAAGGTCATGGGATGGCTTGAAAAGGTCGGTCTCAAGGGCTTTGAAACCCGGTTTCCCCACCAACTTTCCGGTGGGCAGCGCAAACGCGTGCAGATGGCGCAGGCCTTGATCACCGAGCCCAAGGTTATCCTCATGGACGAGCCGTTTTCGGCGCTGGACATCCATACCCGTCATCTCATGCAGAATGAGCTTCTCAAGCTGTGGCAGGAAGACCGCCGCGCCGTGGTCATGATCACGCATGATCTCGAGGAGGCGATTGCGCTTGGCGACCGTGTTGTCGTTCTCGCCGCCGGTCCCAAGAGCCGCGTGATCGAGACCTTCGGCGTCGATCTCGAACGGCCGCGCGATGTCGCCGAAATCAAGCTCGACCCGAAATTCATGACCCTTTATCGCGACATCTGGGCGTCGCTGCGCGGCGAAGTGGAGAAAAGCTATGCAAGCCATTAA
- a CDS encoding ABC transporter permease: MQAINVRLIQVALLAIILGGWQLGVSSGLIDRFFFPAPLDIVKQVATWVADHGFYKHVGITLGETVLGYLIGTGLGVAAGVWLGLSPFVAKVLDPFIKAVNAIPRVVLAPIFVLWLGLGLWSKVALAVTLVFFVTFFNAMQGVREVNPVILSNTRILGAKRSDLLRHVYFPAAATWILSSLRTSVGFAVVGAIIGEYLGASAGLGYLIARSEGNFDAVGVFAGIIILAVFVLVIDLILDVVERKLITWRPNAGEERPA; this comes from the coding sequence ATGCAAGCCATTAACGTTCGTCTCATCCAGGTGGCGCTTCTGGCGATCATCCTCGGCGGCTGGCAGCTCGGGGTTTCCTCCGGGTTGATCGACCGCTTCTTCTTTCCGGCGCCGCTGGACATCGTCAAGCAGGTGGCGACCTGGGTCGCCGATCACGGCTTCTACAAACATGTCGGCATCACGCTCGGCGAGACCGTTCTTGGCTATCTTATTGGGACGGGCCTCGGTGTGGCGGCGGGCGTCTGGCTTGGCCTCAGCCCGTTCGTCGCGAAGGTCCTCGATCCTTTCATCAAGGCCGTGAACGCAATCCCGCGCGTCGTGCTCGCGCCCATCTTCGTTCTCTGGCTGGGGCTCGGCCTCTGGTCGAAGGTCGCACTGGCGGTCACTCTGGTCTTCTTCGTCACCTTCTTCAACGCGATGCAGGGCGTTCGCGAAGTCAACCCGGTCATCCTATCCAATACCCGCATCCTCGGCGCCAAGCGTTCCGACCTGCTTCGCCACGTCTATTTTCCGGCCGCGGCAACCTGGATCCTGTCGTCACTGCGCACCTCTGTCGGCTTTGCCGTCGTCGGCGCGATCATCGGCGAATATCTCGGCGCATCGGCAGGTCTCGGCTACCTCATCGCCCGCTCGGAAGGCAACTTCGATGCCGTCGGTGTTTTCGCAGGCATCATCATTCTCGCCGTCTTCGTTCTCGTCATCGACCTGATCCTCGATGTCGTCGAAAGGAAGCTCATCACCTGGCGTCCGAACGCCGGCGAAGAGCGTCCCGCCTGA
- the derI gene encoding D-erythrulose-4-phosphate isomerase: MKLAIAGDSAGEGLAKVLADHLKDRYDVYEVSRTDAGPDAFYANLADRVASGVIDGTYDRAILVCGTGIGVSISANKVPGIRAALTHDTYSAERAALSNNAQIITMGARVIGTELAKSIADAFLGQTFDSGGRSAGNVDAINEVDAKYNAR, from the coding sequence ATGAAACTTGCCATCGCAGGAGACAGCGCAGGCGAAGGCCTGGCAAAGGTCCTCGCCGATCATCTGAAGGATCGTTATGACGTGTACGAAGTTTCGCGCACGGACGCCGGGCCGGACGCATTCTACGCAAATCTAGCCGACCGCGTCGCCTCTGGCGTCATCGACGGCACCTATGACAGGGCCATTCTCGTCTGCGGCACCGGCATCGGCGTCAGCATCTCGGCCAACAAGGTGCCGGGCATTCGCGCAGCACTCACCCATGACACCTATTCGGCGGAGCGCGCCGCCCTGTCGAACAATGCCCAGATCATCACCATGGGCGCCCGCGTCATCGGCACGGAACTCGCCAAGTCGATCGCCGACGCCTTTCTTGGGCAGACCTTCGACTCCGGGGGCCGCTCGGCCGGCAATGTGGACGCCATCAACGAAGTCGACGCAAAATATAACGCGCGCTGA
- a CDS encoding triose-phosphate isomerase — protein MTASPRYWIGTSWKMNKTLAESRSFAEALRDADTLRDPAIQRFIIPPFTAVREVKAILSETSVKVGAQNMHWADQGAWTGEISPPMLRDCNLDIVELGHSERREHFGETNETVGLKTEAAVRHGLIPLICIGETLSDRESGRATEILGEQVAGALSKLSGSQKQAQILLAYEPVWAIGENGIPAEPSYADARQAEIIAVAESILGRRIPCLYGGSVNPDNCEELISCPHIDGLFIGRSAWNVEGYLDILAKCAAKLRGDTK, from the coding sequence ATGACAGCATCACCGCGCTACTGGATTGGCACCAGCTGGAAAATGAACAAGACGCTGGCGGAATCCCGCAGCTTCGCCGAGGCATTGCGAGACGCGGATACCCTGCGTGACCCTGCGATCCAGCGCTTCATCATTCCGCCTTTCACCGCCGTTCGCGAGGTCAAGGCGATCCTGTCGGAGACATCCGTCAAGGTCGGTGCGCAGAATATGCACTGGGCCGATCAGGGGGCATGGACGGGCGAAATTTCGCCACCGATGCTGAGGGATTGCAATCTCGATATCGTCGAGCTTGGCCACTCCGAGCGCCGCGAACATTTCGGCGAGACCAATGAGACCGTCGGCCTGAAGACCGAGGCGGCCGTTCGCCACGGCCTCATCCCGCTCATCTGTATCGGCGAGACCCTGAGCGACCGGGAAAGCGGCCGCGCCACCGAAATCCTGGGCGAGCAGGTCGCAGGCGCCCTCTCCAAGCTCTCGGGCTCGCAGAAACAAGCGCAAATCCTGCTTGCCTACGAACCCGTCTGGGCCATCGGCGAAAACGGAATTCCCGCCGAGCCCTCCTATGCCGATGCACGCCAGGCCGAGATCATTGCAGTCGCCGAAAGCATACTTGGCCGCCGGATCCCCTGCCTCTACGGCGGATCGGTCAATCCGGACAATTGCGAAGAACTCATCTCATGCCCGCATATTGACGGGCTTTTCATCGGCCGTTCGGCCTGGAACGTCGAAGGTTATCTCGACATCCTCGCCAAATGCGCCGCCAAACTTAGAGGAGACACGAAATGA
- a CDS encoding DeoR/GlpR family DNA-binding transcription regulator has product MKREERQQSIINLLVEHKTVDLDDLAERFTVSKMTIHRDLDDLEQAGVLRKVRGGATIDAGTQFESDFRFRERQGHEEKLAMARAALELVEPGMTVMVNDGSMAAVLGEMLLQRQPLTLITNNAAIIDRLKSESGITLIALGGIYSAKFNAFLGVVTEEALSRLRADIAFVSTPAVSGRLVYHMDDNIVRTKRAMIASAAKSCLLVSHQRIGHTALHVMADLADFDAVITDRAPEAAILEQLSRDGITLTIAST; this is encoded by the coding sequence GTGAAACGGGAAGAACGTCAACAATCGATCATCAACCTGCTCGTCGAGCACAAGACCGTCGACCTCGACGATCTGGCCGAACGCTTCACCGTGTCCAAGATGACCATTCACCGTGATCTGGACGATCTCGAACAGGCTGGCGTCCTGCGCAAGGTTCGCGGCGGTGCGACGATTGATGCAGGCACCCAATTCGAAAGCGACTTCCGCTTCCGCGAGCGACAGGGGCATGAGGAAAAACTCGCCATGGCGCGCGCCGCCCTCGAGCTGGTCGAGCCCGGCATGACGGTTATGGTCAATGACGGCTCGATGGCGGCCGTTCTTGGGGAAATGCTGCTCCAGAGGCAGCCGCTGACGCTGATCACCAACAATGCCGCGATCATCGATCGGCTGAAAAGCGAAAGCGGCATCACCCTCATCGCACTTGGCGGCATCTATTCCGCCAAGTTCAATGCCTTTCTGGGCGTGGTGACGGAAGAGGCGCTGTCTCGCCTGCGCGCCGATATCGCCTTCGTTTCAACGCCGGCTGTTTCGGGCAGGCTCGTCTACCATATGGACGACAACATCGTGCGAACGAAACGGGCGATGATTGCCTCTGCCGCCAAGAGCTGCCTGCTGGTCAGCCACCAGCGCATCGGCCACACCGCCCTGCATGTGATGGCCGACCTTGCCGATTTCGACGCCGTCATCACCGATCGCGCCCCCGAAGCCGCCATTCTCGAACAATTGAGCCGTGACGGCATCACCCTGACCATTGCCTCGACCTAG
- a CDS encoding sugar-binding transcriptional regulator, translated as MTDADESLAVRAAWLHYAGGFTQSEVAKRLGVPSVKAHRLIARAVADGVVKVTIDGDIVECVELETKLAARFGLQYCEVAPDLGEEGFDFRALGQAGASFLRREVESGKHKIIGLGHGRTLSSAVHHMSRVNAKGVRFVSLLGGLTRNYAANPYDVMHRIAEKTGTQAYVMPVPFFANTREDRDVLLAQRGVKEVFDLANNAELKLVGLGTVDIDAQLVLSGMVEPREIKEIAAMGGAGEILGHFFDADGRILETMLSARTLSASLPRSKKEKLVALSGGLPKVEAIRAVLNSHCLYGLITDERTAQALLKS; from the coding sequence ATGACAGACGCGGATGAGTCGCTTGCGGTGCGCGCAGCCTGGCTACACTATGCCGGCGGCTTCACGCAGTCCGAGGTCGCCAAGCGCCTGGGCGTGCCCTCGGTCAAGGCGCATCGGCTGATCGCAAGGGCGGTTGCGGATGGCGTCGTCAAGGTCACGATCGATGGCGATATCGTCGAATGCGTCGAGCTCGAGACGAAGCTCGCAGCAAGGTTCGGCCTGCAATATTGCGAGGTCGCGCCCGATCTCGGCGAAGAGGGTTTCGACTTTCGCGCCCTGGGACAGGCCGGCGCCAGCTTCTTGCGGCGGGAAGTCGAGAGCGGCAAGCACAAGATCATCGGCCTTGGCCACGGTCGAACGCTGTCTTCCGCCGTCCATCACATGTCCCGCGTCAATGCCAAGGGGGTACGCTTCGTCTCCCTGCTCGGCGGGCTGACGCGAAACTATGCGGCCAATCCCTATGACGTCATGCACCGCATCGCCGAAAAGACGGGCACGCAGGCCTATGTGATGCCGGTGCCGTTCTTCGCCAACACAAGGGAAGACCGCGACGTACTGCTGGCGCAACGCGGCGTGAAGGAAGTCTTCGACCTCGCCAACAATGCCGAACTCAAGCTCGTCGGTCTCGGCACGGTCGATATCGACGCGCAGCTCGTCCTGTCCGGCATGGTGGAACCGCGCGAGATCAAGGAGATCGCCGCCATGGGTGGAGCCGGCGAAATCCTCGGGCATTTCTTCGATGCCGACGGACGCATCCTGGAAACGATGCTGTCGGCCAGAACCCTCTCCGCCTCATTGCCGCGATCGAAGAAGGAAAAGCTCGTCGCCCTGTCCGGCGGACTGCCGAAGGTGGAGGCTATCCGCGCGGTTCTCAACAGCCACTGTCTTTATGGGTTGATCACCGACGAGCGGACGGCACAAGCGCTGCTGAAGAGCTGA
- a CDS encoding sugar phosphate isomerase/epimerase family protein, with the protein MPLTLSLNTNPLVNRFADPDDLIETVARDLKIRDLQLTHEFINPSWQAPVIRRLTRTMQAALQRTGVRVTSGMTGPYGRLNHFGHPDADVRRYYVDWFKTFADITADLGGHSVGTQFAIFTFKDYDDPARREDLIKIAIDCWADVAEHAKSAGLSYVFWEPMSIGREFGETIDACLKLQSRLTAANLAVPMWMMADIDHGDVTSANPDDFDPYAWARAVPKISPIIHIKQSLMDKGGHRPFTAEFNAKGRIQPAPLLAAFAEGGAQDNEICLELSFKEREPNDRQVVSQIAESIAFWAPHIDTGVDDLHI; encoded by the coding sequence ATGCCGTTGACGCTTTCCCTTAACACCAATCCGCTGGTGAACCGCTTCGCCGACCCCGACGACCTGATCGAAACCGTGGCGCGTGACCTGAAAATCCGCGATCTCCAGCTGACGCATGAATTCATCAATCCGAGCTGGCAGGCGCCCGTCATCCGTCGCCTCACCCGGACGATGCAGGCAGCGCTTCAGCGCACCGGCGTTCGCGTGACATCCGGCATGACCGGGCCTTACGGCCGCCTGAACCATTTCGGCCATCCAGATGCCGACGTCCGACGCTATTATGTCGACTGGTTCAAGACCTTTGCCGACATCACCGCCGATCTCGGCGGGCATTCGGTCGGTACGCAATTCGCCATCTTCACCTTCAAGGATTATGACGATCCGGCCCGGCGCGAAGACCTGATCAAGATTGCCATCGATTGCTGGGCTGATGTGGCCGAGCATGCGAAATCGGCGGGTCTTTCCTATGTCTTCTGGGAGCCGATGAGCATCGGGCGGGAATTCGGCGAGACCATCGACGCCTGCCTCAAGCTGCAATCCCGCCTGACGGCGGCCAATCTCGCGGTGCCAATGTGGATGATGGCGGATATCGATCATGGCGACGTTACCTCAGCCAATCCCGATGACTTTGATCCTTACGCCTGGGCGCGCGCGGTTCCGAAGATCTCCCCGATCATTCACATCAAGCAGAGCCTGATGGACAAGGGCGGCCACCGACCGTTCACGGCGGAGTTCAACGCCAAGGGCCGCATCCAGCCTGCTCCCCTGCTTGCAGCCTTTGCCGAGGGCGGGGCTCAGGACAATGAAATCTGCCTCGAACTGTCGTTCAAGGAGCGCGAGCCCAATGACCGCCAGGTCGTCTCGCAGATTGCCGAAAGCATCGCCTTTTGGGCGCCGCACATCGATACCGGCGTTGACGACTTGCATATCTAG